The following proteins are co-located in the Apium graveolens cultivar Ventura chromosome 5, ASM990537v1, whole genome shotgun sequence genome:
- the LOC141661367 gene encoding homeobox-leucine zipper protein ATHB-40-like, whose product MSSSMNNQFDDQMVVLNNYYPDIYTQVVSVQGSETKPRRRRKSSKGESSSGFRKRKLTDEQVNMLELHFQNEHKLESERKDRLAAELGLDPRQVAVWFQNRRTRYKSKKLEEEYSRLKSEHESAVYEKCQLKTEVIKLKERLSETEREMQKLLEQSNGASSNSPSSSFSAEIMEPPFLGGFGIEGLESVFCVTNNNYDTNGMEYWPNFYDM is encoded by the exons ATGTCAAGCAGCATGAATAATCAGTTTGATGATCAGATGGTAGTACTCAATAACTACTATCCTGATATATACACTCAGGTGGTATCAGTACAAG gGTCAGAGACGAAACCAAGAAGAAGGCGCAAGAGTAGTAAGGGGGAGTCAAGCAGCGGGTTCAGGAAGAGGAAACTTACTGATGAGCAGGTAAACATGCTTGAGCTCCATTTTCAAAATGAACATAAATTGGAATCTGAGAGGAAGGATAGACTTGCTGCTGAACTTGGGCTTGATCCACGCCAAGTAGCTGTTTGGTTCCAGAACAGGAGGACTCGGTATAAGAGCAAGAAACTTGAGGAAGAATACTCGAGATTGAAAAGTGAACATGAGAGTGCTGTTTATGAAAAATGCCAACTGAAAACTGAA GTTATAAAACTTAAAGAACGACTCTCAGAAACCGAGAGAGAAATGCAGAAGTTATTAGAGCAATCCAATGGGGCTTCAAGCAATAGCCCAAGTTCTTCGTTTTCAGCTGAAATTATGGAGCCACCTTTTTTAGGAGGATTTGGAATAGAAGGACTGGAAAGTGTCTTCTGTGTGACTAACAACAACTACGATACTAATGGAATGGAGTACTGGCCTAACTTCTATGATATGTAA